In a single window of the Planctomycetia bacterium genome:
- a CDS encoding prepilin-type N-terminal cleavage/methylation domain-containing protein — MSTKSRSAFTLIELLTVMAIITLLIGILTPALGAARDRARQTGVKAQINAMTVGLEAFHADQGFYPPSNAGQYTTDPYNTAGTRAAQLADWGLANGANVLQGANLLVDALVGRDMLGYDPNPSVAGTTYDRWNSNNDRRRQYYSPGDGVSTSSINSPPSDFGGTIPNTLGDPQPTITGNNPQPGSVPLLCRVFVDQFGWPLLYYRAKPSANANTPIISQSDTMPPPVDLNLVGNGVYDGLDNEVFTSYDQLSPYTQRHRIADATFPLVTADYAGLGAINNKIPGSGGPGFAEFIRSLRASTYTYPAAPAPQVIQTPRPVRMDSFILLSAGKDGYYGNLDDVANFSVLSMDR, encoded by the coding sequence ATGTCCACCAAGAGTCGCTCGGCGTTCACGCTTATCGAACTGCTCACCGTCATGGCCATCATCACGCTGCTCATCGGCATCCTGACGCCAGCGCTTGGCGCTGCCCGTGACCGGGCACGTCAGACCGGGGTCAAGGCTCAGATCAACGCCATGACCGTCGGCCTGGAGGCCTTCCACGCCGATCAGGGTTTCTATCCGCCGTCGAACGCCGGTCAGTACACCACCGACCCGTACAACACGGCCGGGACGCGCGCCGCACAGTTGGCCGATTGGGGGTTGGCCAATGGAGCGAACGTGCTTCAGGGCGCGAACCTGCTCGTCGATGCACTGGTCGGCCGTGACATGCTGGGGTACGATCCGAATCCCAGCGTCGCAGGTACAACTTACGACCGCTGGAATTCCAACAATGATCGCAGACGCCAATACTACAGCCCCGGCGACGGCGTCAGCACTTCCTCGATCAACAGTCCGCCGAGCGACTTCGGCGGGACCATCCCCAACACCCTCGGCGATCCGCAGCCGACCATCACCGGCAACAATCCGCAGCCGGGCAGTGTGCCGCTCCTGTGCCGAGTCTTTGTCGATCAGTTCGGCTGGCCGCTTCTCTACTACCGCGCCAAGCCTAGTGCCAATGCGAATACACCGATCATTTCGCAGTCAGACACGATGCCTCCGCCCGTCGATCTGAATCTGGTCGGCAACGGCGTTTATGACGGCCTGGATAACGAAGTGTTTACCAGTTACGACCAATTGAGCCCGTACACTCAGCGGCACCGCATCGCCGATGCTACATTTCCATTGGTGACGGCGGATTACGCCGGGCTGGGTGCAATCAACAACAAGATACCGGGGTCAGGCGGGCCCGGGTTCGCCGAGTTCATCCGCTCCCTTCGGGCGTCGACCTACACCTATCCGGCGGCCCCGGCTCCGCAAGTGATCCAGACACCCAGACCTGTCCGAATGGATAGCTTCATCCTGCTCTCGGCGGGCAAGGACGGCTACTACGGCAACCTGGACGATGTCGCCAACTTCTCGGTACTTTCGATGGATCGGTAG
- a CDS encoding helix-turn-helix transcriptional regulator: MARKRRKPLQNAALLPRTPKLDDDIWALVVEALGLSPQQARIVALILQGHCDKQIACELGKSVATVRTHLGRIFERNDLGDRGELILQVFAVAQSFWMSRYCHHP, from the coding sequence ATGGCTCGAAAACGCCGAAAACCCCTTCAGAATGCGGCTTTGCTGCCGCGCACGCCCAAGCTCGACGACGACATCTGGGCACTCGTCGTCGAAGCACTTGGCCTTTCACCGCAACAGGCTCGCATCGTGGCGCTCATCCTTCAAGGTCATTGCGACAAACAAATCGCGTGCGAACTCGGCAAGAGTGTCGCCACCGTGCGAACGCACCTGGGCCGCATCTTCGAGCGAAACGATCTCGGCGATCGCGGCGAGCTCATCCTGCAAGTCTTCGCCGTCGCGCAGTCGTTCTGGATGTCGCGCTACTGTCATCATCCATGA
- a CDS encoding right-handed parallel beta-helix repeat-containing protein: MSRMHYRLGISVVLLAFFSAAANAEILRVDQDSSGGDGSTWGLAFNNLQSCLAAAANGDEIWVADGTYLPGTSPTSSFTLISSIPELSLYGGFQGISRLGGGETAKAQRDFLTYKSVLTGDIPDTTDDCENVIRDETSDDLIILDGFTITGGVGTSGAGMVIISGSGPTIVNCRFIGNGPRNFSSDSFGGAIHFQGNSAAQVIDCVFENNRARQGGAIWLPSVSTFAPTIQRCRFEGNVAYWRGGAIENLNYTSSPGVQIRECRFIDNIAYAAPGEGIDSYKGGGAISNEGGLATLTNCVFIGNESAQNGGAINNFSNSNSFGTLTLRSCTLSENTAAWQAGGIWMQNGTMTLRNIVLWSNHDKDGTASSATQFNDNSNSPDVKYSCIQDDAPGGSIPYGSGSPNFNIDTDPVFINPSVGNLRLGSAGSGCVNSGNNSDVSGVSTDIDGRMRIMDTTVDRGAHESAFTLSGPTDCDSNSTADDVEIAADPSKDCNNNGILDICDVTPIGSGADCNSNGVPDDCDIASGTSFDCNTNGVPDDCEFEDCNHDCIDDSGQSLDDCDENESADVCEIAPP, from the coding sequence ATGTCCAGAATGCATTACAGGTTGGGAATCAGTGTCGTGTTGTTGGCCTTCTTCTCGGCTGCGGCAAACGCGGAAATATTGCGTGTTGACCAAGATTCCTCGGGTGGAGACGGTTCCACGTGGGGACTGGCGTTCAATAATCTTCAGTCGTGCCTCGCCGCCGCAGCAAACGGCGATGAAATATGGGTCGCTGATGGAACGTACTTGCCTGGAACATCGCCGACGAGTTCTTTTACCCTTATCTCATCGATTCCAGAACTATCGCTCTACGGTGGTTTTCAGGGGATAAGTCGCCTGGGCGGAGGCGAGACTGCGAAAGCCCAGCGCGACTTTCTGACCTACAAGTCGGTTTTGACCGGCGACATTCCGGATACTACCGACGATTGCGAAAACGTCATCCGGGATGAGACGAGCGATGACCTTATCATCCTAGACGGCTTCACTATTACGGGTGGCGTTGGAACCTCCGGAGCTGGCATGGTTATCATTAGCGGAAGCGGTCCGACCATCGTCAACTGCCGATTCATCGGCAATGGCCCGAGAAACTTCAGTTCGGATTCGTTCGGCGGCGCAATTCATTTTCAGGGAAACAGCGCCGCACAGGTCATTGACTGCGTCTTCGAGAACAACCGCGCCAGACAAGGCGGGGCCATCTGGCTGCCTTCGGTGTCAACATTCGCTCCGACAATTCAGCGATGTCGATTCGAAGGCAACGTCGCTTACTGGCGCGGAGGAGCAATCGAGAATCTCAACTATACAAGTTCTCCCGGCGTCCAGATTCGTGAGTGCAGGTTCATTGATAACATCGCCTATGCCGCCCCAGGCGAAGGAATCGATTCCTACAAGGGCGGCGGAGCGATCTCCAATGAGGGAGGCCTCGCCACGCTGACCAACTGCGTCTTCATTGGAAACGAGTCGGCTCAGAACGGCGGCGCAATCAACAACTTCAGCAATAGCAACTCGTTCGGCACGCTTACCCTCCGTAGCTGCACCTTAAGCGAAAACACCGCCGCATGGCAGGCTGGCGGAATCTGGATGCAGAACGGCACCATGACCTTGCGCAACATCGTCCTGTGGTCCAACCACGACAAAGACGGAACTGCGTCCAGCGCGACGCAGTTCAACGATAACAGCAACAGCCCTGACGTGAAGTATTCATGTATCCAGGACGATGCTCCCGGCGGATCAATCCCATACGGCAGCGGCTCGCCGAACTTCAACATTGACACCGACCCGGTGTTCATTAATCCATCTGTCGGCAACCTCAGGTTGGGCTCCGCAGGCTCAGGTTGTGTGAACTCCGGAAACAACAGCGACGTAAGCGGCGTCTCGACCGACATTGACGGCCGTATGCGAATCATGGACACGACGGTTGACCGGGGAGCGCACGAATCGGCCTTTACGCTCAGCGGCCCCACCGACTGCGATTCCAACAGCACGGCAGATGACGTGGAAATCGCCGCCGACCCATCGAAGGATTGCAACAACAACGGAATCTTGGACATTTGCGACGTAACTCCCATCGGCAGCGGCGCGGACTGCAACAGCAACGGCGTACCCGATGATTGCGACATCGCTTCCGGAACGAGCTTCGATTGCAATACGAACGGCGTCCCCGACGACTGCGAATTCGAGGACTGTAATCACGACTGCATCGACGACTCGGGGCAATCGCTCGACGATTGCGACGAAAACGAATCCGCCGACGTATGCGAGATCGCCCCGCCTTAA
- a CDS encoding PEP-CTERM sorting domain-containing protein (PEP-CTERM proteins occur, often in large numbers, in the proteomes of bacteria that also encode an exosortase, a predicted intramembrane cysteine proteinase. The presence of a PEP-CTERM domain at a protein's C-terminus predicts cleavage within the sorting domain, followed by covalent anchoring to some some component of the (usually Gram-negative) cell surface. Many PEP-CTERM proteins exhibit an unusual sequence composition that includes large numbers of potential glycosylation sites. Expression of one such protein has been shown restore the ability of a bacterium to form floc, a type of biofilm.): MLFGPSPSPFQSSHQVVRSPSQATSYYDFSWTPDTASFLVAASHVAFDGNGGTRSASTGNIYLTPSVDLLLTATGTYAYDLPGWDMDVRYAFVAYDGSFGSRFSQSLGDFTFKGPTSGNFTISKSGILPAGEVSILNYTIYVDGFDSTGLLATGSGDILFTLQPVPEPSTIVLVIATTLLSRRRSRIRIRCNNS; this comes from the coding sequence GTGCTTTTTGGGCCAAGTCCATCGCCGTTTCAGTCATCGCATCAAGTCGTCCGCAGTCCATCGCAGGCGACAAGTTATTACGATTTTTCCTGGACTCCCGATACCGCCTCCTTTCTGGTCGCCGCGTCGCACGTTGCTTTCGACGGAAACGGCGGAACACGTTCTGCCTCGACCGGCAACATCTACCTCACGCCATCCGTCGATCTGCTTCTGACCGCCACCGGCACCTACGCCTACGACCTGCCGGGGTGGGATATGGATGTTCGTTATGCATTTGTGGCCTATGACGGAAGTTTTGGATCAAGGTTCAGTCAGAGCCTTGGTGACTTCACGTTCAAAGGACCCACGAGCGGCAATTTCACGATTTCCAAGAGCGGCATCCTCCCGGCAGGTGAAGTCAGCATTCTCAATTACACGATCTATGTTGACGGATTTGATTCCACCGGCCTCCTCGCCACCGGCTCCGGCGACATTCTGTTCACGCTTCAACCAGTACCCGAACCCTCAACCATAGTTCTGGTTATTGCGACGACTCTTCTTAGCCGTCGCCGTTCCCGAATTCGCATCCGATGCAACAATTCCTAA